Within Streptomyces sp. NBC_00704, the genomic segment GCGCGCGCACGGCGCGGTGGTGGACGCCGTCGACTCGTCGGAGGGTCAGATCGAGCGGGCCCGGGCCCGTTACGGCTCCCTGCCCGGGCTGCGCCTGATCCACGCCGACGCCGTGGCGCACCTGCGGGCGGCGCCGCCGTACGACGTCATCTGCTCCGTGAACGCGGTGCCGTTCGTCGACCCGCGCCGGCTGTTCCCGGCCCTGGCGACCGCCCTCGTGCCCGGCGGCACGCTCTGTTTCTCCGCGCTGCACACCGACTCCCTCGGCGAGGGGCCGAGTCCGGAACTCGCCGCGCGGCCCGAGACACTGCGGTTCGCGGGCGGCGGGGAGACGACGGTCCACATGTGGGTGCCCGCCCCCGAGGTGTGGGAGGCGCTGCTCACCGATCACGGGCTGGTGGTCGAGGACGTGGTGCCGGTGCCCTCGCCCGATCCCGGCAACGCGGCCGCCTACCGCGTCTACCGGGCGCGGCGGCCGCGGCGCGTGCGGGCCCGCCCCCGCGCGGGCCGTCCGCCCGCCGCGCACGCGACGCTCGGCGTCGGCGCCATCGTGCACGGTGAGCGAGGGCTGCTCCTCGGCCGGCACCGGGGAGGCACCTGGGAGCTGCCCGGCGGCACGGTGGAGCCCGGGGAGTCGCTGCGCGAGACGGTCGTGCGCGAACTGCGCGAGGAGACCGGCCTGCGAGCGGCCCCCTCGGACGTGCGCCTGCTGGGCACGCTCCTCGACCAGGTCGACGGGGTCGTGCGGATGACGGTCGGCGCCGTCGTCACGGCCTGGCGGGGCGAGCCCGCGGACCAGCCCGGCGAGAGCGTCGGCGACTGGCGCTGGTACCCGCTGGACCGGCTGCCGCCGTCGCTGTTCGTGTGCAGCGCCCAGTCCCTCACCGCATGGCGTCCGGACCTGCCGATCGATCACGCCCCGGCCCGCTTCGCCGCCTTCGCCCCCGAGGCGGGCGACGATGACTGACCCCGCGGCCCACCCCTCCGCCGCGGTGCGGCCCCGCCTGCCGGCCGACCTCGACGCCTGCGTGGCGGTGCTGGCCCTCGTCCACGAGCACAGCGGCTACCCCGTCGACTGGCCCGCACGTCCCGCCGCCTGGCTGACTCCGCCCGCGCTGCTCGCGGCGTGGACGGCCGAACTGGACGGGCGGGTCGTCGGGCATGCCGCGCTGTGCGCGGCCGAGGAGGGGGACGCCGCGGCGGCGGCCTGGAGCAGCCGTCCGGGCCGGCCGGCGCCCGCGGTCGTCAGCCGGCTGTACGTCTCGCCGGCCGCCCGCGGCCACGGGATCGGCGCGGCCCTGCTGGAGCGGGCCGTCGGGGCGGCGCGGGCCCGCGGTCTGCATCCGGTCCTGGACGTGGTCGCCGCCGACCCGGCCGCCGCGTTCTACGAACGGCTGGGCTGGCAGGCCCTCGGCGGCGTCGTCCAGCAGTGGGGTCCGGGGCGCAGCGTGCTGCTGAACTGCTACGCGGCGCCGCCCGCGGACCGGCCTGCGGCCGCGAGCTGAGGCCCGCCGCCGTGGGGACGCGCGCTCCTTCGCATTCGGCTAGCACAACCTGCCGTGCGGCGCGGCCGAACGGCGCAGCACGCCACTCGCAATCGTGGGTTTCCTCACCCGTTCCGTGGTCTTCACACCGACTCCCCGCAGGTCGTTCCCGCAGGTCATGAGAGAGTTGCGCCCCGATCAACCCAGGGGGGTCCATGACGCGGCGTCACCGGCGGTCCGGGGTGCGCGGAAAGCGCCTGCTGCTGCTCGTCGCGCTGGGCGCCGCGACGCTCGCCGGGACGGCCCCGGCCGGCGCCGTCGCCCCCGGCGGCAGCGCGACCGCCGTGGCGGCCGGCGTGTCGTACCGGCATTTCGATCTGCGGGGAGCCGCCGGGACCGCGCACGCGCACGTGCTCGACGTCGATCTCGCCAACCCCCGTGTGCGCCTCGGGCTGTTGTACCCGGGCGCGGTGGCCGCCCGGGCGCCGCTGTCCGCGCTGGCCGACCGGCAGCAGGCCGTCGCCGGCGTCAACGGCGACTTCTTCGACATCTCCGCCGCGCAGCATCCGGGCGTCGAGTCGACCGGATCGAGCGTCGGCCCGGCCGTCGCGAACGGGCGGGCCCTCAAGGGCGCCGTCCCCGACGCGCAGCGGTTCGGGCCCCCGCTGCCGCCGGGCACGGACACCAGGGCCGTGATCGGCGTGGGGACGGACGGCAGGGCCCGGCTGGACAGCCTGACCCTGGACGGTTCGTACAGCGCCTCGGGCCGTCGGCTCCCGCTGGGCGGAGTCAACCAGTTCGCGCTGCCGGAGAACTCCGTCGGCGCGTACACCCCGGACTGGGGCGGCGTCTCACGCCGGCGGGCCACCTGCGGCACGGACACCTCGCGGGCCGGGGCGTGCAGCGCGCGCACCTACGAGGTGACGCTCAGGAGGGGCAGGGTCGTCTCCGCGTCGGTCACACCCGGCGGCGGCGCCGTCGCGGTCGGGACCACGGTCCTCCTCGGGCGGGAGGCGGGCGCGCAGCGCCTCAAGCGGCTCGCGCCGGGGCAGCGGGTGACGGTCCGTTACGGGCTGCGCTCCGCGTCGCGCTCGTCGTACGCCTTCGCCGTCGGCGGGTACCCGGTCCTGTCGGGCGGTCTGCCGCTGCCCGGTCTCGACACCTCGGCGTCGGCCGTGCGCACCGCCGTGGGCATCGCGGCCGGCGGGAGGCGGGTGTTCCTGCTGGCCCTGGACGGATCCGCCGCGTACCGCGGGGGCCTGACCGTCGCGGAGGTCGCCGCCGCGTTGCGGGACCTCGGCGCCGGGGAGGGCTTCAGCCTGGACGGCGGCGGGTCGTCGACGCTGGTGGCCCGTCGGCCGGGCGCGGCCCGCGTGACGGTGCGCAACCATCCGTCCGACGGATCGGAGCGGCCCGTGCCGAACGGCATCGGGGTCTTCGTCCGCTGACGCCGCCGCCCCGCGCGGACTCACGGCCGCAGGCTGCCGACGATGTCCGCCGTCGCGATGAGCCCGCTGTGGATGGTGGGCGCCATGCTGGTGCCGGCCAGGAGGAACCCGAGCAGCAGACAGACCAGCGCGTGGGAGACCTTCAGGCCGCCGTTGCGCGTGAAGATCATCGCCAGGACCGCCAGCAACAGCACCGCGGAAATCGAAATGGCCACCGTCAACCTCCTCCGCCACGTCCGCTTTCGCGGCGTTCGGCCGTAAGTGTGGCGTAAAGGAGGGTTCCTCCGTGCGGTGCGGCCGTCCGCCGAACGAGTGGTGTCAGACGGACGTCACGACATCCGGCGGTTGCGAGGACGGCGGGGCGGGTGCGGGCCGCGGGGCAGGTGCGGGCCCGCGGGGCAGGTGCGGGCCGCGCACCGCCCGGCTGACCGGCCCCTGGCCGCCCTGGCCGCGATGGCCGCCTGGCCGCCCCGGCCGCCGGAGACGTCGGAAGCGCCCCGGCCGAGGTCGCCGACGCGGGCCGGTGCCGCCGGACCGGGCGCGTGGCGGTGCGACGGCCGGGGGGCTGTGGTGGGGAGCGACGGAGGCTGTACCGCTCCCCCGCGGATGGACGCGGCCGCGGGACATACGCGGGGAGCGGGCGGCGGCCGGATGCCCCTGCGGACCCGCTCGCGGGAGCAGTCGGCCGGACCGCGAACGGCCCACGCCCCGCCCGGAGTCGGCCGTGCGCGCCGCCGCGTCACGGTGACCAGGCGGCGCGC encodes:
- a CDS encoding bifunctional class I SAM-dependent methyltransferase/NUDIX hydrolase, translating into MSRPLAPGGPEPANAAAWQAYAAHHLRRGTVLDDAERIDWGFPGAGPDDSFLGELRGRRVLDLGCGTARHAARLVRAHGAVVDAVDSSEGQIERARARYGSLPGLRLIHADAVAHLRAAPPYDVICSVNAVPFVDPRRLFPALATALVPGGTLCFSALHTDSLGEGPSPELAARPETLRFAGGGETTVHMWVPAPEVWEALLTDHGLVVEDVVPVPSPDPGNAAAYRVYRARRPRRVRARPRAGRPPAAHATLGVGAIVHGERGLLLGRHRGGTWELPGGTVEPGESLRETVVRELREETGLRAAPSDVRLLGTLLDQVDGVVRMTVGAVVTAWRGEPADQPGESVGDWRWYPLDRLPPSLFVCSAQSLTAWRPDLPIDHAPARFAAFAPEAGDDD
- a CDS encoding GNAT family N-acetyltransferase, producing the protein MTDPAAHPSAAVRPRLPADLDACVAVLALVHEHSGYPVDWPARPAAWLTPPALLAAWTAELDGRVVGHAALCAAEEGDAAAAAWSSRPGRPAPAVVSRLYVSPAARGHGIGAALLERAVGAARARGLHPVLDVVAADPAAAFYERLGWQALGGVVQQWGPGRSVLLNCYAAPPADRPAAAS
- a CDS encoding phosphodiester glycosidase family protein, with the translated sequence MTRRHRRSGVRGKRLLLLVALGAATLAGTAPAGAVAPGGSATAVAAGVSYRHFDLRGAAGTAHAHVLDVDLANPRVRLGLLYPGAVAARAPLSALADRQQAVAGVNGDFFDISAAQHPGVESTGSSVGPAVANGRALKGAVPDAQRFGPPLPPGTDTRAVIGVGTDGRARLDSLTLDGSYSASGRRLPLGGVNQFALPENSVGAYTPDWGGVSRRRATCGTDTSRAGACSARTYEVTLRRGRVVSASVTPGGGAVAVGTTVLLGREAGAQRLKRLAPGQRVTVRYGLRSASRSSYAFAVGGYPVLSGGLPLPGLDTSASAVRTAVGIAAGGRRVFLLALDGSAAYRGGLTVAEVAAALRDLGAGEGFSLDGGGSSTLVARRPGAARVTVRNHPSDGSERPVPNGIGVFVR